From one Streptomyces sp. CA-210063 genomic stretch:
- a CDS encoding carbohydrate ABC transporter permease: protein MSSTVMTKVRTPVRPARVLLHVFLAGAALAWLAPLLWALYSAMRSYAETSEKGYVSWPDELSFDNFTNAFTQSDMGHYFVNTMIIAVPAVLVTLFLSSMVAFYVSRFDFRINLFLLLVFTAGNLLPQQVIITPLYRLYLLVDLPGITMSGKLYDSALGLVLIHVAFQSGFCAFVLSNYMRSLPHELTEAALVDGASVWRQYWQIVLPLCRPAMAALATLLSIWIYNDFFWALVLISTGENMPITSALNNLTGAYFTDPNLVAAGALLTAIPTLIVYFVLQRQFVSGLTLGANKG, encoded by the coding sequence ATGAGCTCCACCGTCATGACCAAGGTCCGTACGCCCGTCCGGCCCGCCCGGGTCCTGCTGCACGTCTTCCTCGCGGGCGCCGCGCTGGCCTGGCTCGCGCCGCTGCTCTGGGCGCTGTACTCGGCCATGCGGTCGTACGCGGAGACCAGCGAGAAGGGCTATGTGTCCTGGCCCGACGAGCTGAGCTTCGACAACTTCACGAACGCGTTCACGCAGTCGGACATGGGGCACTACTTCGTCAACACGATGATCATCGCCGTGCCGGCGGTGCTGGTGACGCTGTTCCTGTCGTCGATGGTCGCCTTCTACGTCAGCCGCTTCGACTTCCGGATCAACCTCTTCCTGCTCCTGGTCTTCACCGCGGGCAACCTGCTCCCGCAACAGGTCATCATCACCCCGCTGTACCGCCTGTACCTGCTCGTGGACCTGCCCGGCATCACGATGTCCGGCAAGCTCTACGACTCCGCGCTCGGCCTGGTGTTGATCCACGTGGCCTTCCAGTCCGGCTTCTGCGCGTTCGTGCTGAGCAACTACATGCGCTCGCTCCCGCACGAACTGACCGAGGCCGCGCTGGTCGACGGCGCCTCGGTGTGGCGGCAGTACTGGCAGATCGTGCTCCCGCTGTGCCGCCCGGCCATGGCGGCCCTGGCCACTCTGCTCTCCATCTGGATCTACAACGACTTCTTCTGGGCCCTGGTCCTGATCTCCACCGGCGAGAACATGCCGATCACCTCGGCACTGAACAACCTCACCGGGGCGTACTTCACCGACCCGAACCTGGTCGCGGCAGGCGCCCTGCTCACCGCGATCCCGACGCTGATCGTCTACTTCGTGCTGCAGCGGCAGTTCGTCAGCGGCCTCACGCTGGGCGCCAACAAGGGCTGA